In Streptomyces thermolilacinus SPC6, a single genomic region encodes these proteins:
- a CDS encoding phosphatase domain-containing protein, with the protein MTTNRRPLAVFDLDNTLSDARHRQHFLERAPRDWDAFFDAAPQDPPLPPGVALCLEAARQCEIRYLTGRPERCRQDSLDWLARHGLPEGRLHMRRDDDRRPARVTKLEVLRRIGRGREVRMLVDDDELVCEAAETAGFHVVRADWALGSRALHRAQEKEGRT; encoded by the coding sequence GTGACGACCAACCGCAGGCCCCTGGCCGTGTTCGACCTGGACAACACCCTCTCCGACGCGCGGCACCGGCAGCACTTTTTGGAGCGCGCCCCCCGCGACTGGGACGCCTTCTTCGACGCCGCGCCACAGGACCCGCCGCTCCCGCCGGGCGTCGCCCTGTGCCTGGAGGCGGCGCGGCAGTGTGAGATCCGTTACCTGACCGGGCGCCCGGAGCGCTGCCGGCAGGACAGCCTCGACTGGCTCGCCCGGCACGGTCTGCCCGAGGGCCGCCTGCACATGCGCCGCGACGACGACCGGCGCCCGGCCCGGGTCACCAAGCTGGAGGTGCTGCGCAGGATCGGCCGCGGCCGCGAGGTGCGCATGCTGGTGGACGACGACGAGCTGGTGTGCGAGGCGGCCGAGACGGCCGGGTTCCACGTCGTACGGGCCGACTGGGCGCTCGGCTCGCGGGCGCTCCACCGGGCGCAGGAGAAGGAGGGCCGCACCTGA
- a CDS encoding MsnO8 family LLM class oxidoreductase, whose amino-acid sequence MTPSPVAPLPLRLSVLDRSRIREGGDAAGALRDTVGLARDAEAWGFHRFWVSEHHGVPGVAGSAPTVLAAAVAGATSSIRVGTGGVMLPNHRPLVVAEQFGVLEALFPGRIDMGVGRSVGFTDGVRRALGHGKEEAEDFAERLNELLGWFRGTQGAHPGVRALPSEGLRVPPFVLATGAGAGIAAAAGLPLVIGDLSGRAKVLEAIDQYRSGFRPSVWAGEPYVVVAGTVAVAGTQEEAARLLVPESWSMAYARTHGTFPPLPPAEAVADRPMTARQREFFEAGLRGHVHGTEDRVRAELAEVAALTGADELLVTTSTYDRAALRDSYRRLARLAGLRPAAGPAPAAREASRARDRAAG is encoded by the coding sequence GTGACTCCTTCTCCCGTCGCCCCGCTGCCGCTGCGCCTGTCCGTGCTCGACCGCTCCCGGATCCGGGAGGGCGGTGACGCCGCCGGGGCCCTGCGCGACACGGTGGGGCTGGCGCGGGACGCGGAGGCGTGGGGCTTCCACCGGTTCTGGGTGTCCGAGCACCACGGGGTGCCCGGCGTGGCCGGGTCGGCGCCCACGGTGCTGGCGGCGGCCGTCGCCGGGGCGACCTCGTCCATCCGGGTGGGGACCGGCGGGGTGATGCTGCCCAACCATCGGCCGCTGGTGGTGGCGGAGCAGTTCGGGGTGCTGGAGGCGCTGTTCCCCGGCCGGATCGACATGGGTGTGGGCCGCTCGGTCGGGTTCACCGACGGGGTGCGGCGGGCGCTGGGGCACGGCAAGGAGGAAGCCGAGGACTTCGCCGAGCGCCTGAACGAGCTGCTGGGCTGGTTCCGGGGTACTCAGGGGGCGCATCCGGGGGTGCGGGCGCTGCCGTCGGAGGGGCTGCGCGTGCCGCCGTTCGTGCTGGCGACCGGCGCTGGGGCGGGGATCGCGGCGGCGGCCGGGCTGCCGCTGGTGATCGGCGACCTGAGCGGCCGGGCGAAGGTGCTGGAGGCGATCGACCAGTACCGCTCCGGCTTCCGCCCGTCCGTGTGGGCCGGGGAGCCGTATGTGGTGGTGGCGGGGACGGTCGCGGTGGCCGGAACGCAGGAGGAGGCGGCACGGCTGCTGGTGCCGGAGTCCTGGTCGATGGCGTACGCGCGGACGCACGGCACGTTCCCGCCGCTTCCCCCGGCCGAGGCGGTTGCGGACCGGCCGATGACGGCGCGGCAGCGGGAATTCTTCGAGGCGGGGCTGCGCGGGCACGTCCACGGGACGGAGGACCGGGTGCGGGCGGAGCTGGCGGAGGTCGCCGCGCTGACCGGCGCGGACGAGCTGCTGGTGACGACGAGCACATACGACCGCGCGGCCCTGCGCGACTCCTACCGGCGCCTCGCGCGCCTGGCGGGCCTGCGCCCGGCCGCGGGGCCCGCTCCGGCCGCTCGCGAGGCGTCGCGGGCCCGCGACCGGGCGGCCGGATAG
- a CDS encoding succinate dehydrogenase/fumarate reductase iron-sulfur subunit produces the protein MRLTLRVWRQKNADAPGTMATYEVDGISPDMSFLEMLDTLNEELILRGEEPVAFDHDCREGICGACSLVINGDAHGPERTTTCQLHMRSFKDGDTIDVEPWRAAAFPVVKDLVVDRSAFDRIIQAGGYVSAPTGSAPEAHATPVPKADADYAFEHAECIGCGACVAACPNGSAMLFTSAKVNHLNVLPQGAPERESRVLDMVARMDEEGFGGCTLTGECATACPKGIPLPSISAMNKEWLRATRRHKG, from the coding sequence ATGAGGCTCACCCTGCGCGTCTGGCGCCAGAAGAACGCCGACGCCCCCGGCACCATGGCCACGTACGAGGTCGACGGCATCTCCCCGGACATGTCGTTCCTGGAGATGCTCGACACGCTCAACGAGGAGCTGATCCTGCGCGGCGAGGAGCCCGTCGCCTTCGACCACGACTGCCGCGAGGGCATCTGCGGGGCGTGCAGCCTCGTCATCAACGGCGACGCCCACGGCCCCGAGCGCACCACCACCTGCCAGCTCCACATGCGGTCCTTCAAGGACGGCGACACGATCGACGTCGAGCCGTGGCGGGCGGCGGCCTTCCCGGTGGTGAAGGACCTCGTCGTGGACAGGTCGGCGTTCGACCGGATCATCCAGGCCGGCGGGTACGTCAGCGCGCCCACCGGCTCCGCCCCCGAGGCGCACGCCACGCCCGTGCCCAAGGCCGACGCGGACTACGCCTTCGAGCACGCCGAGTGCATCGGCTGCGGCGCCTGCGTCGCGGCCTGCCCCAACGGCTCGGCCATGCTGTTCACCTCCGCGAAGGTCAACCACCTGAACGTCCTGCCGCAGGGCGCGCCCGAGCGGGAGAGCCGGGTGCTGGACATGGTGGCGCGGATGGACGAGGAGGGCTTCGGCGGCTGCACCCTGACCGGCGAGTGCGCCACGGCCTGCCCCAAGGGCATCCCGCTGCCGTCGATCTCGGCCATGAACAAGGAGTGGCTGCGGGCCACCCGGCGCCACAAGGGCTGA
- a CDS encoding fumarate reductase/succinate dehydrogenase flavoprotein subunit yields the protein MSAYTAYTTGEPIADTKAPKGRIAERWDTRRFEAKLVNPANRRKHTVIVVGTGLAGGSAGATLAEQGYHVVQFCYQDSPRRAHSIAAQGGINAAKNYRNDGDSVHRLFYDTVKGGDFRARESNVHRLAQISVQIIDQCVAQGVPFAREYGGLLDTRSFGGVQVSRTFYARGQTGQQLLLGAYQALSRQIAAGNVEMRPRTEMLDLIVVDGRARGIVARDLITGEISTHFADAVVLATGGYGNVFYLSTNAMNSNATAIWRAHRRGAYFANPCFTQIHPTCIPRTGDHQSKLTLMSESLRNDGRIWVPKAKGDTRPPNEIPEDERDYYLERIYPSFGNLVPRDIASRAAKNVCDEGRGVGPGGQGVYLDFADAIRRMGREKVEEKYGNLFDMYERITAENPYEVPMRIYPAVHYTMGGLWVDYDLQTTVPGLFAIGEANFSDHGANRLGASALMQGLADGYFVLPSTINDYLARVPGLPPVTDEHPAVAEAVADTEDRLRLLLAVDGDRTPDSFHRELGELMWDHCGMARNERGLREALERIPRIREEFWRRVRVPGSGEELNQSLEKANRIVDYLELAELMCLDALHRTESCGGHFREESQTPDGEAARRDEEFSYAAAWEFSGTGTAPVLHKEDLVFEYVHPTQRSYA from the coding sequence ATGAGCGCCTACACCGCGTACACGACCGGCGAGCCCATCGCCGACACCAAGGCCCCGAAGGGGCGCATCGCCGAGCGCTGGGACACCCGCCGCTTCGAGGCGAAGCTCGTCAACCCCGCCAACCGCCGCAAGCACACCGTCATCGTCGTCGGCACCGGCCTCGCCGGCGGCTCCGCCGGGGCGACCCTCGCCGAACAGGGCTACCACGTCGTCCAGTTCTGCTACCAGGACTCCCCGCGCCGCGCCCACTCCATCGCCGCGCAGGGCGGCATCAACGCCGCCAAGAACTACCGCAACGACGGCGACTCGGTCCACCGCCTCTTCTACGACACGGTCAAGGGCGGCGACTTCCGCGCCCGCGAGTCCAACGTCCACCGCCTGGCGCAGATCTCCGTCCAGATCATCGACCAGTGCGTCGCCCAGGGCGTCCCCTTCGCCCGTGAGTACGGCGGCCTCCTCGACACCCGCTCCTTCGGCGGCGTCCAGGTCTCCCGCACGTTCTACGCCCGCGGCCAGACGGGCCAGCAGCTGCTGCTCGGCGCGTACCAGGCGCTGTCCCGGCAGATCGCCGCGGGCAACGTCGAGATGCGTCCGCGCACCGAGATGCTCGACCTGATTGTCGTGGACGGGCGGGCCCGCGGCATCGTCGCCCGCGACCTGATCACCGGCGAGATCAGCACCCACTTCGCGGACGCGGTGGTCCTGGCGACCGGCGGATACGGCAACGTCTTCTACCTGTCGACCAACGCCATGAACTCCAACGCGACCGCGATCTGGCGGGCCCACCGCCGCGGCGCGTACTTCGCCAACCCCTGCTTCACCCAGATCCACCCCACGTGCATCCCGCGCACCGGCGACCACCAGTCGAAGCTGACCCTGATGAGCGAGTCGCTGCGCAACGACGGCCGCATCTGGGTCCCGAAGGCGAAGGGCGACACCCGCCCGCCGAACGAGATCCCCGAGGACGAGCGGGACTACTACCTGGAGCGGATCTACCCGTCGTTCGGCAACCTGGTGCCCCGCGACATCGCGTCGCGCGCCGCGAAGAACGTCTGCGACGAGGGCAGGGGAGTGGGCCCCGGCGGCCAGGGCGTCTACCTGGACTTCGCCGACGCCATCCGCCGCATGGGCCGCGAGAAGGTCGAGGAGAAGTACGGCAACCTCTTCGACATGTACGAGCGGATCACCGCCGAGAACCCGTACGAGGTCCCCATGCGGATCTATCCGGCCGTGCATTACACGATGGGCGGCCTGTGGGTCGACTACGACCTCCAGACCACCGTTCCGGGCCTGTTCGCGATCGGTGAGGCGAACTTCTCCGACCACGGCGCCAACCGGCTCGGTGCCTCCGCACTGATGCAGGGCCTCGCGGACGGCTACTTCGTCCTGCCGTCCACCATCAACGACTACCTGGCCCGCGTCCCCGGCCTGCCGCCCGTCACCGACGAGCACCCGGCGGTCGCCGAAGCGGTCGCGGACACCGAGGACCGGCTGCGGCTGCTGCTCGCCGTCGACGGCGACCGCACCCCGGACTCCTTCCACCGGGAGCTGGGCGAACTGATGTGGGACCACTGCGGCATGGCCCGCAACGAGCGGGGCCTGCGCGAGGCCCTCGAACGCATCCCGCGGATCCGCGAGGAGTTCTGGCGGCGCGTGAGGGTGCCCGGCAGCGGCGAGGAGCTGAACCAGTCGCTGGAGAAGGCCAACCGGATCGTCGACTACCTGGAACTGGCCGAGCTGATGTGCCTGGACGCCCTGCACCGCACCGAGTCCTGCGGCGGCCACTTCCGCGAGGAGTCCCAGACCCCGGACGGCGAGGCCGCCCGCAGGGACGAGGAGTTCTCGTACGCCGCCGCCTGGGAGTTCTCCGGCACCGGCACCGCGCCCGTCCTCCACAAGGAGGACCTCGTCTTCGAGTACGTCCACCCCACCCAGCGGAGCTACGCATGA
- a CDS encoding succinate dehydrogenase cytochrome b subunit, which translates to MALASRTHPSGTERKPSPSRPPRRTFLGSTVGKKAVMAVSGLILLGYLVAHVMGNLKVFFGPDEFNAYGHWLRTMGAPVLHHGWALWLVRVVLLAAVVAHGVSAYQLTRLDRKARPVRYVHKRRRASYATRTMRWGGVIIALFVVWHLLDLTTLTVNENAQPGHPYENVVATFSTWYGNVIYLVAMLAVGLHIRHGFWSAAQTLGAGSARRDRALKAIANTLALVLTAGFVSVPVAVMTGVVS; encoded by the coding sequence ATGGCTCTGGCATCGCGGACGCACCCCTCGGGGACGGAGCGGAAACCCTCCCCCTCGCGCCCTCCCCGGCGCACCTTCCTCGGATCGACCGTCGGCAAGAAGGCGGTCATGGCCGTCAGCGGCCTGATCCTCCTCGGCTATCTGGTCGCCCACGTCATGGGCAACCTCAAGGTCTTCTTCGGCCCCGACGAGTTCAACGCGTACGGCCACTGGCTGCGCACCATGGGCGCCCCGGTCCTCCACCACGGGTGGGCGCTGTGGCTCGTCCGGGTGGTGCTCCTCGCCGCCGTGGTCGCCCACGGCGTGTCGGCGTACCAGCTCACCCGGCTCGACCGGAAGGCCCGCCCCGTCCGGTACGTCCACAAGCGGCGCCGGGCGAGCTATGCCACCCGCACCATGCGCTGGGGCGGCGTGATCATCGCCCTGTTCGTCGTGTGGCACCTGCTCGACCTGACGACGCTCACCGTCAACGAGAACGCCCAGCCGGGCCACCCGTACGAGAACGTCGTCGCCACCTTCTCCACCTGGTACGGAAACGTCATCTACCTCGTCGCCATGCTCGCCGTCGGCCTGCACATCCGGCACGGCTTCTGGAGCGCCGCGCAGACCCTCGGCGCGGGCAGCGCCCGCCGCGACCGCGCCCTGAAGGCCATCGCCAACACGCTCGCCCTCGTCCTCACGGCGGGCTTCGTCTCCGTACCCGTCGCCGTCATGACCGGAGTCGTCAGCTGA